The Spirochaeta isovalerica genome includes a window with the following:
- a CDS encoding FAD binding domain-containing protein — protein MIKDFFKPSSIAEALEMKDKNPGAFFLGGGTKLNKGGENFNAAAYISLEHLGLDSIELENNALKIGAMVTLQKLMDSEDVPQFLKDCAAGESNRNLRNASTVGGEIGYCMSSSNFVAGLLAMEAEVETDGKGKKTLEEYISGNRDDLITAVILPSSKAVLMQKDQRSTANSKPELTVTASVLKEGGKVAKAVVVIGGVAEKPMRLKKVEARLVDGSLASADAVQDAVQDELVPYTEKRERGTYLNYIGAVLTADCVGKAMR, from the coding sequence ATGATAAAAGATTTTTTTAAACCGTCCAGTATCGCGGAAGCTCTGGAGATGAAAGATAAAAATCCCGGCGCCTTTTTTCTGGGCGGCGGAACCAAACTTAACAAGGGCGGAGAGAACTTTAACGCCGCAGCCTATATCTCTCTGGAGCATCTCGGCCTGGATTCGATTGAACTTGAAAACAACGCACTGAAAATCGGCGCTATGGTGACTCTCCAGAAACTGATGGATTCGGAAGATGTTCCGCAATTCCTCAAGGATTGCGCCGCCGGAGAATCGAACCGGAACCTCCGCAACGCCTCGACCGTGGGCGGCGAAATCGGATACTGCATGAGCAGTTCAAACTTTGTTGCCGGGCTTCTGGCTATGGAAGCGGAAGTGGAAACCGACGGGAAAGGGAAAAAGACACTCGAAGAATATATCAGCGGGAATCGGGACGATCTGATCACAGCGGTGATTCTCCCTTCATCCAAAGCTGTTCTGATGCAGAAAGATCAGAGATCGACAGCTAACAGCAAGCCCGAACTGACTGTGACGGCTTCGGTTCTCAAAGAAGGCGGAAAAGTCGCAAAAGCAGTCGTTGTTATTGGCGGTGTCGCCGAAAAGCCGATGCGCCTTAAAAAAGTGGAAGCCCGTCTGGTTGACGGTTCTCTCGCCAGCGCCGATGCCGTGCAGGATGCTGTTCAGGATGAACTGGTTCCCTATACGGAAAAGAGAGAAAGGGGGACATACCTCAATTATATCGGTGCAGTTCTGACCGCAGACTGTGTCGGAAAGGCAATGAGGTGA
- a CDS encoding molybdopterin-dependent oxidoreductase Mo/Fe-S-binding subunit, with the protein MKIQFTLNNKARSFDVAPGLSARKLLQDAGINSVRNSDDGWGNTGSDTIILDGYPVNAGLLIAAQLEGKVIKTVESLSSGRNLSAVQSALVDMGLVQSAYNSPAAALVLTDLLDRNPDPSKEEIQDALSGILHRDNGYQPYFQAVELAKKRMKDESFTGDIAPEFREDLRDVGTARRKVDGPMLARGEKAFVEDKKAADACVLKMLRSPHAHAWIKSIDTSEAEAMEGVEIVLTYKNTPEKPYTTAGQGFPEPSPYDKSMFNKKVRHVGDRVAAVVAVDEETALAAIGKIKVEYDVLQPIFSVDEAAAPGAPLVQGGPMEYVVGAPDDIDDLNKGTDPAEGTVVYQFPIGGNTRKNIAASVTGGIGDIDKGIAEADVVLEREYKTSQIQCTPAEMHTVHTYMDGDRLVIDASTQVPWHLRRIVSTLLGIRENKVHVKKARVGGGYGSKQDVLLEDVAAYATWVTGKPVFSQYTRQEEFESCSTRFPMTIGVKIGAKKDGTLTAVYMNVKANNGPFGNHCLTVPMNACSKSLPLFLCDNFKFDVTTYYTNIPPTGAYQGYGAPKGSYALQTAIAELAEELGMDHLELIQKNRVSEGVMLEILRCLGEGREGTPARVESCGLDDALDKGSKMIEWGKKEESDDPDWKIGKGVAIIQQGSGLPGLDQSNADIKMLADGTFMLHSGGADLGTGLDTVCVKMASEVLKVDMDLVSILSGDTDNTPFDTGAYASSGTYFSGNAAKKASEKLLDNILTVAAEMLEEPKEDLQPEYPGYIVGKKGKLTYREIAHHCESGEGDGPGQMVAHAHFVTDDAAFPYGAHFCQVAVNVKTGKVKLQKYYALQDIGTPINPEIALSQIYGGVLKSIGHTMWEEMVLDEKGKCLTTNFDTYHVPMIKDLPEDFKAELIFTEDPFGPYGGKSVSEISTNGAAPVIAAAIHDAVGVWMRSWPFSPEKVLKELGKI; encoded by the coding sequence ATGAAAATACAATTTACATTAAACAATAAAGCCCGTTCATTCGATGTGGCTCCCGGATTATCAGCCCGGAAACTTCTTCAGGATGCGGGGATCAACTCTGTCCGCAACAGTGATGACGGATGGGGGAATACCGGTTCCGATACCATTATTCTCGACGGGTATCCCGTCAATGCGGGGCTGCTGATTGCGGCTCAGCTCGAGGGAAAGGTCATTAAAACCGTAGAGTCTCTCTCCAGTGGAAGAAATCTCTCCGCTGTCCAGTCGGCTCTCGTGGATATGGGATTGGTTCAGTCCGCCTATAACTCGCCGGCGGCGGCTCTGGTTCTCACGGATCTGCTTGACCGGAATCCCGATCCCTCTAAAGAGGAAATTCAGGATGCCCTGTCGGGAATCCTGCACCGGGATAACGGGTATCAGCCATATTTTCAGGCTGTCGAGCTGGCAAAGAAACGGATGAAAGATGAGTCCTTCACCGGCGATATTGCTCCTGAGTTCCGGGAAGATCTCAGAGATGTCGGTACGGCAAGACGGAAAGTTGATGGCCCTATGCTGGCCCGCGGTGAGAAAGCTTTTGTCGAAGACAAGAAAGCGGCCGATGCCTGCGTTCTCAAGATGCTCCGTTCGCCCCATGCTCATGCCTGGATCAAGTCAATCGACACATCGGAAGCGGAAGCTATGGAAGGAGTGGAAATCGTCTTAACCTATAAAAACACTCCTGAAAAACCTTATACGACAGCCGGGCAGGGATTTCCCGAACCTTCTCCCTATGATAAATCGATGTTCAATAAGAAAGTACGCCATGTGGGAGACCGTGTGGCTGCCGTTGTCGCTGTTGATGAAGAGACCGCGCTGGCGGCTATCGGCAAGATCAAAGTGGAATACGATGTTCTCCAACCGATTTTTTCGGTCGATGAAGCGGCCGCTCCCGGGGCGCCTCTCGTTCAGGGCGGACCTATGGAGTATGTCGTCGGGGCTCCCGATGATATTGATGATCTGAATAAAGGGACCGATCCCGCCGAGGGAACCGTTGTCTATCAGTTCCCCATCGGAGGCAATACCAGGAAAAACATCGCTGCTTCCGTTACAGGTGGAATCGGCGATATCGATAAGGGAATCGCCGAAGCCGATGTAGTTCTTGAAAGGGAATACAAAACATCGCAGATTCAGTGTACCCCTGCGGAAATGCACACCGTTCATACTTATATGGACGGGGATCGCCTGGTTATCGACGCATCGACCCAGGTTCCCTGGCATCTGAGACGGATCGTATCGACATTGCTGGGAATCCGTGAAAACAAAGTCCATGTTAAAAAAGCCCGCGTCGGCGGAGGCTACGGTTCCAAACAGGATGTCCTTCTGGAAGATGTGGCTGCCTATGCCACGTGGGTGACGGGCAAGCCGGTTTTCAGTCAGTACACAAGACAGGAGGAATTCGAGTCGTGCAGCACCCGTTTCCCCATGACCATAGGTGTCAAAATCGGAGCGAAGAAAGATGGAACGCTCACAGCGGTCTATATGAATGTGAAGGCCAATAACGGACCATTCGGCAACCACTGTCTGACTGTTCCCATGAATGCCTGTTCCAAATCGCTGCCTCTCTTTTTGTGCGACAACTTCAAATTCGATGTAACGACTTATTACACCAATATTCCTCCCACCGGAGCCTATCAGGGCTACGGCGCTCCCAAAGGTTCTTATGCCCTGCAGACGGCCATAGCCGAGCTGGCGGAAGAGCTGGGAATGGATCACCTGGAACTGATTCAGAAAAACAGAGTCTCCGAAGGCGTTATGCTGGAAATACTCCGCTGTCTTGGTGAAGGGCGGGAAGGAACGCCGGCGCGGGTGGAAAGCTGCGGTCTCGACGACGCCCTGGATAAAGGTTCGAAGATGATCGAATGGGGCAAAAAAGAGGAAAGCGACGATCCTGACTGGAAAATCGGAAAAGGCGTGGCCATTATACAGCAGGGATCGGGTCTGCCCGGTCTGGACCAGTCCAACGCGGATATAAAGATGTTGGCCGACGGAACATTTATGTTGCATTCCGGTGGAGCGGATCTCGGAACGGGACTCGATACGGTCTGCGTGAAAATGGCCAGTGAAGTCCTGAAAGTTGATATGGATCTCGTATCCATTCTTTCCGGTGATACGGACAACACGCCTTTTGACACAGGGGCCTACGCATCAAGCGGAACCTATTTTTCCGGTAATGCCGCCAAAAAGGCTTCGGAAAAACTGCTCGATAATATTCTGACCGTCGCGGCGGAAATGCTCGAAGAGCCGAAAGAGGATCTTCAGCCCGAATATCCCGGTTACATTGTCGGTAAGAAAGGGAAACTGACCTACCGTGAGATCGCCCATCACTGCGAAAGCGGAGAGGGAGACGGTCCGGGACAGATGGTCGCCCATGCTCACTTCGTGACTGATGACGCGGCGTTTCCCTACGGGGCTCACTTCTGCCAGGTGGCGGTCAATGTGAAAACCGGTAAAGTGAAGCTTCAGAAATACTATGCGCTTCAGGATATCGGAACCCCGATCAATCCGGAGATCGCCCTCAGTCAGATTTACGGCGGTGTCCTCAAATCAATCGGACACACCATGTGGGAAGAAATGGTTCTCGATGAAAAGGGAAAATGTCTCACTACGAACTTTGATACATATCATGTGCCTATGATCAAGGATCTGCCTGAAGACTTCAAAGCGGAACTGATCTTTACAGAAGATCCTTTCGGTCCCTATGGCGGAAAGTCCGTTTCGGAGATCAGCACGAACGGAGCCGCTCCGGTTATCGCTGCCGCTATCCATGATGCTGTAGGCGTCTGGATGAGAAGCTGGCCTTTCAGTCCTGAAAAAGTACTGAAAGAGCTCGGTAAGATTTAA
- a CDS encoding xanthine dehydrogenase family protein molybdopterin-binding subunit, with protein MSNISTPVRRLDAVEKTAGYTKYIADRDFGDLLYGKFLRSERPRARIVSVKKPAIPDGYYIIDKNDIPGENAIHMLGADWPVFADNEVRFIGQSIALVVGPDRKVLEDLIERFEVEYEDLPAVFSLDESMALKGGALHNDDNCYADYHLLKGDPDRAFAEADQIYEHTYETGPQEHIYMETQGFVGVWEDGKVHLHGSLQCPFYVRHAVTPVLGVKDDGVRVTQAPTGGAFGGKEHYPDIISTALAVAVDKLKKNIAIFYERGEDIVNSVKRHPSRITIKTALDKEGNITAMDFDSILDGGAFESCSCIVLQRTIFHATGVYDIPNTKLRGRALATNHVPFDAFRGFGAPQAIFALETHMDHLAGMAGIDPVAYKERHFMKKGSVTITNGKIHEEVKLPEILARAKEMSGFDRKVKEYSRGGNRGIGLSFFNHGGAFTGNGEKAIINAHVKLRKRTDDVVEIYVSNVEMGQGLMTTFSKIAARTLDIPIEKIEFIQPDTDIVPDSGPTVASRSIVIVGTLVGKASAKLKDQWVDGEEITVWQEYEEPDFVIPWNQETFQGDAYPSYSWGVNVVEVEFDPVTFEVSIIGLWNVYDVGVPIDRMIVEGQIEGGLVQSLGWAYLEKMEFKEGRIQQRTMADYVIPTTLDVPAIENDFVLNPYSEGAFGAKGAGEIVHNGGAPAFVSAVAMASGKHFDTIPLTPERIMEAGK; from the coding sequence ATGAGTAATATCAGCACTCCCGTCAGAAGACTGGACGCGGTTGAAAAAACCGCTGGATATACAAAATATATTGCTGACAGGGATTTTGGAGATCTTCTTTACGGAAAATTTCTCCGTTCCGAAAGGCCTCGCGCCAGGATTGTCAGCGTAAAAAAACCAGCCATCCCTGACGGCTATTACATTATTGATAAGAATGACATTCCCGGCGAGAATGCCATTCACATGCTCGGTGCCGACTGGCCCGTTTTCGCCGATAATGAGGTCCGTTTTATCGGCCAGTCCATCGCTCTGGTGGTTGGTCCGGACCGGAAAGTTCTGGAAGATCTTATAGAGCGGTTCGAAGTCGAATACGAAGATCTGCCTGCAGTTTTCAGCCTTGATGAATCCATGGCCCTGAAAGGCGGGGCACTCCATAATGACGATAATTGCTACGCCGATTATCATCTTCTCAAAGGCGATCCCGACCGGGCTTTCGCCGAAGCCGATCAGATTTACGAACACACTTATGAAACAGGTCCTCAGGAACATATTTATATGGAAACCCAGGGGTTTGTCGGTGTCTGGGAAGACGGTAAAGTGCATCTCCACGGTTCTCTTCAGTGTCCTTTCTATGTGCGTCATGCTGTAACACCGGTTCTCGGAGTCAAAGACGACGGAGTGCGGGTAACCCAGGCTCCCACAGGAGGAGCATTCGGCGGGAAAGAGCACTATCCCGATATCATCAGCACAGCTCTGGCTGTAGCCGTCGATAAACTGAAGAAAAATATCGCTATTTTCTATGAACGGGGTGAGGATATTGTCAATTCGGTCAAACGGCACCCTTCGCGGATTACCATAAAAACAGCCCTTGATAAAGAGGGAAACATAACCGCTATGGATTTCGATTCCATACTGGACGGCGGAGCTTTTGAAAGCTGTTCCTGCATTGTTCTCCAGAGAACGATTTTTCACGCGACCGGCGTTTATGATATTCCCAACACGAAACTGAGAGGCCGGGCTCTGGCTACAAACCATGTGCCCTTTGACGCGTTCCGGGGGTTCGGGGCGCCTCAGGCTATTTTCGCATTGGAAACCCATATGGATCATCTGGCAGGAATGGCCGGCATCGATCCCGTCGCCTATAAAGAACGGCACTTCATGAAGAAGGGCAGCGTGACTATCACCAACGGGAAGATTCATGAAGAGGTCAAGCTTCCGGAAATTCTGGCCCGGGCGAAAGAAATGTCCGGTTTCGACAGGAAAGTGAAGGAATACAGCAGAGGCGGTAACCGGGGCATCGGTCTTTCCTTCTTCAATCACGGAGGAGCCTTTACCGGTAATGGTGAAAAAGCCATTATCAACGCCCATGTGAAGCTTCGCAAAAGAACTGACGACGTGGTGGAGATTTATGTCTCCAACGTGGAGATGGGGCAGGGATTGATGACAACATTCTCAAAAATCGCCGCCCGGACTCTGGACATTCCCATAGAAAAGATAGAATTCATTCAGCCCGATACGGATATCGTCCCCGACTCCGGTCCGACGGTCGCTTCCCGTTCCATCGTTATCGTCGGAACTCTGGTCGGCAAGGCTTCGGCCAAGCTTAAGGATCAATGGGTCGACGGGGAGGAGATTACGGTCTGGCAGGAATATGAAGAACCGGATTTTGTCATTCCCTGGAATCAGGAAACCTTTCAGGGAGATGCGTACCCCTCATACAGCTGGGGCGTCAATGTCGTTGAAGTTGAGTTTGACCCTGTAACCTTCGAAGTCTCTATCATCGGATTGTGGAATGTCTATGATGTGGGCGTTCCCATAGACCGAATGATTGTTGAGGGACAGATCGAGGGCGGTCTGGTCCAGAGCCTCGGCTGGGCTTATCTGGAGAAGATGGAGTTCAAAGAGGGGCGCATTCAGCAGCGGACCATGGCGGACTATGTCATACCGACGACCCTTGATGTGCCGGCTATCGAAAATGATTTTGTCCTCAATCCCTATTCGGAAGGAGCTTTCGGAGCCAAAGGGGCCGGAGAAATTGTTCACAACGGCGGAGCTCCGGCTTTTGTCAGCGCTGTGGCAATGGCTTCGGGAAAACACTTCGACACCATTCCTCTGACTCCGGAGAGAATCATGGAGGCAGGTAAATGA
- a CDS encoding FAD binding domain-containing protein, giving the protein MSESYRPETLDELLKLMAEKDLIPFAGGTDLMVQNAAPQLPKFKKDVVFLGHLSELKQIRKDGQDLIIGAAATLTDIENHPHTPVLLRDAVALIAAPALRNRGTMGGNICNASPAGDSIPPLYALDAKFRLQSLNGERIVKAEDFFKGPGRTDRKKEEILKEIIIPLKEWNVKKYRKVGTRAANALTKCSITAAAKVKGGRIDDISIAFGAVGPVIVRDRNLELNIKGLTMKEMKEKIPSILNDYSAIIVPIDDQRSTAEYRKQVCLNLLKDFLEQDMKG; this is encoded by the coding sequence ATGAGTGAAAGCTACAGGCCGGAAACTCTTGATGAGCTCCTGAAGCTGATGGCTGAGAAAGACCTGATCCCCTTTGCCGGTGGAACGGACCTTATGGTTCAGAATGCCGCGCCGCAATTGCCTAAGTTTAAAAAGGATGTTGTATTTCTCGGTCACCTGAGTGAATTGAAGCAGATCCGCAAGGACGGACAGGACCTGATTATCGGTGCTGCTGCCACCTTGACGGATATTGAAAACCATCCCCATACGCCGGTTTTACTGAGAGACGCGGTCGCTCTGATCGCTGCGCCGGCTCTCCGCAACAGGGGAACTATGGGCGGCAATATCTGCAATGCCTCTCCGGCGGGAGATTCCATTCCTCCTCTTTATGCGCTCGATGCGAAATTCCGCCTCCAGTCGCTGAATGGGGAAAGAATCGTCAAAGCCGAGGACTTCTTTAAAGGCCCCGGGCGGACCGACAGGAAAAAAGAGGAAATCCTCAAGGAAATCATCATTCCCTTGAAAGAGTGGAATGTGAAGAAATACAGAAAAGTGGGAACCCGGGCCGCCAATGCCCTGACCAAGTGCTCCATTACCGCCGCAGCTAAAGTAAAGGGCGGCAGAATCGACGATATATCTATTGCTTTCGGAGCCGTCGGTCCGGTGATTGTTCGGGACAGAAACCTTGAACTGAATATCAAGGGGCTGACTATGAAAGAAATGAAAGAGAAAATCCCTTCCATACTCAATGATTATTCCGCTATCATTGTTCCCATAGACGATCAGCGATCCACAGCTGAATACAGAAAACAGGTATGCCTCAATCTTCTGAAGGATTTCCTTGAGCAGGATATGAAGGGGTGA
- a CDS encoding (2Fe-2S)-binding protein, protein MKKKIDFVLNGAKVSMEIDPLKRLLDVLREDCALTSVKEGCGEGECGACSVLLDGEIVNSCLIPVGTIEGAAVETVEGIRESENGKRIIDAFAEEGAVQCGFCTPGMMVGAEWILRKYEDPTSDEIRTALSGNLCRCTGYDMIISAVKAAAKGGRK, encoded by the coding sequence ATGAAAAAGAAAATTGATTTTGTCCTTAACGGAGCAAAGGTCTCCATGGAAATAGATCCTCTTAAAAGACTTCTCGATGTTCTCCGGGAGGACTGTGCCCTCACTTCCGTGAAAGAAGGATGCGGGGAAGGTGAGTGCGGTGCCTGTTCGGTTCTCCTCGATGGAGAAATTGTCAACAGCTGCCTCATTCCCGTGGGAACCATTGAAGGTGCGGCTGTCGAGACGGTCGAAGGCATTCGCGAAAGTGAGAACGGTAAGCGTATCATCGATGCCTTTGCCGAAGAAGGGGCCGTTCAGTGCGGTTTCTGCACCCCCGGCATGATGGTCGGGGCCGAATGGATCTTAAGGAAATATGAGGACCCCACAAGCGATGAGATACGGACTGCCCTTTCGGGGAATCTCTGCCGGTGCACCGGGTACGATATGATTATAAGCGCTGTCAAAGCGGCGGCGAAAGGGGGGCGGAAATGA
- the ssnA gene encoding putative aminohydrolase SsnA, with translation MITIIKNATAVEFEPSRVREGMDVVIEDSYIKEVGSGLSSKYKADKVIDGSGKLVYPGIVCSHNHYYSGLARGIIANIKPSPDFVSILRNLWWRLDRALDRDSLYSSGLVCALDAIKAGTTSVIDHHASPNFIKGSLKTLKDGFEKVGLRGMSCYEITDRNGRDGMIEGVEESIEFAALIDSEKGSGKGLFETHIGGHAPFTLNDEALKLMGDAVEKTGRGSHIHVAEGTYDVSYSHAEYGKDLIVRLDEFGLVNSKSIMVHGVYLSDEDIRIINERDAYLVHNARSNMNNGIGYNHRLADYKNVALGTDGIGNNMFEEFKFAFFKHKDAGGPMWPDSYLKFLYNGNDILERNFGQKFGKLEAGYKADIVVADYNSPTPLVGDNIAGHIAFGMGSDTVRTVLIDGNVVLEDGEFTFDVSDIYAEAREQASRLWKAMDALPD, from the coding sequence ATGATTACCATAATCAAGAATGCGACAGCTGTTGAGTTCGAACCGTCCCGCGTCCGGGAAGGCATGGATGTCGTTATAGAAGATTCCTATATCAAAGAGGTGGGCAGCGGTTTATCCTCAAAATATAAAGCTGATAAAGTGATCGACGGATCGGGGAAGCTGGTTTATCCGGGAATTGTCTGTTCCCACAACCACTACTATTCGGGCCTGGCGAGGGGCATAATCGCCAATATCAAACCGTCTCCCGATTTCGTCTCTATTTTGAGAAATCTCTGGTGGCGTCTCGACAGGGCTCTGGACCGCGACAGCCTCTATTCCAGCGGACTGGTCTGTGCCCTCGATGCCATAAAGGCCGGTACAACTTCGGTTATTGACCACCATGCTTCGCCGAACTTCATTAAAGGCTCGCTGAAAACTCTGAAGGACGGCTTTGAAAAAGTCGGGCTGAGAGGAATGAGCTGCTACGAGATCACCGACCGTAACGGCCGCGACGGCATGATCGAAGGGGTTGAGGAGAGCATAGAGTTCGCCGCCCTGATCGACAGTGAAAAAGGTTCCGGGAAAGGGCTGTTTGAAACCCATATAGGCGGACACGCGCCATTTACCCTCAATGACGAAGCGCTGAAGCTCATGGGCGATGCGGTCGAGAAGACAGGCCGGGGATCTCATATCCACGTAGCTGAAGGGACCTATGATGTTTCCTATTCCCATGCGGAGTACGGGAAAGATCTGATTGTCCGTCTCGATGAATTCGGTCTGGTAAACAGCAAATCCATAATGGTCCATGGTGTTTATCTCTCAGACGAGGATATCCGCATTATCAACGAAAGAGATGCCTATCTGGTACACAATGCCCGTTCCAATATGAACAACGGTATCGGCTACAACCACAGACTGGCGGATTATAAAAATGTGGCCCTCGGTACCGACGGCATAGGGAACAATATGTTTGAGGAGTTCAAGTTTGCATTCTTCAAGCACAAGGACGCGGGCGGTCCCATGTGGCCTGACAGCTACCTGAAGTTCCTCTACAACGGCAATGATATTCTGGAACGGAATTTCGGACAGAAGTTCGGAAAACTTGAAGCGGGATATAAGGCCGATATTGTTGTGGCGGACTACAACAGCCCCACTCCTCTGGTGGGAGACAATATCGCCGGGCATATCGCTTTCGGCATGGGATCCGATACGGTGAGAACGGTTCTTATCGACGGGAATGTCGTCCTGGAGGACGGTGAGTTTACCTTTGATGTGAGCGATATTTATGCCGAGGCGAGGGAGCAGGCTTCCAGATTGTGGAAGGCTATGGACGCTCTTCCCGATTGA
- a CDS encoding YgeY family selenium metabolism-linked hydrolase has translation MDKKQILELAEKYRDYTAENLSKMIKIPSYSAQEKEVCEAIMEMCKEAGFDEVRLDGLGSVVGRVGNGPKMIAFDAHIDTVEVGDPSQWKTDPFSGIIKDGLVHGRGASDQEGGAASMITAGRIIKELGYDGEYTCLFTFTVMEEDCDGMCWKYLIEEEKVVPDFVVSTEPTSCQLYRGHRGRMEMEVIIKGVSSHGSAPERGVSAAYKAARAALAMEKLNADLQPDEDNFLGKGTIVVSQIEVKGPSQCAVPDQARLYLDRRLTWGEDADLAISQVKQYIKDALGEEPEKVYMPDYTRRGYRDYDYGQELYFPTWKIDEDHELVVAGQKAFKELYGAEVKTDKWTFSTNGVATCGRHKIPTIGFGPGDEAQAHAPNEITRVKDLEICSAFYAMLPLMLEK, from the coding sequence ATGGATAAGAAACAGATTCTGGAACTGGCTGAAAAATACAGAGATTACACGGCGGAAAATCTTTCCAAAATGATTAAGATTCCTTCCTACAGCGCGCAGGAGAAAGAAGTCTGCGAAGCGATTATGGAAATGTGTAAGGAAGCGGGATTCGATGAGGTTCGCCTCGATGGTCTGGGCAGTGTTGTCGGGCGCGTCGGAAACGGGCCCAAGATGATTGCATTCGATGCCCATATCGATACGGTTGAGGTCGGCGATCCTTCTCAGTGGAAGACTGATCCTTTCTCCGGTATCATCAAAGACGGTCTGGTTCACGGACGGGGTGCTTCCGACCAGGAAGGCGGAGCGGCATCGATGATTACGGCCGGACGCATTATAAAAGAACTCGGTTATGACGGCGAGTACACTTGTCTGTTCACTTTCACTGTTATGGAAGAGGACTGCGACGGCATGTGCTGGAAATACCTGATCGAAGAAGAGAAAGTCGTTCCCGACTTTGTCGTTTCCACAGAACCCACTTCCTGTCAGCTCTACAGAGGGCACCGGGGAAGAATGGAGATGGAAGTTATCATCAAGGGTGTTTCCAGCCACGGTTCTGCTCCCGAAAGAGGTGTAAGTGCCGCTTACAAAGCTGCAAGAGCCGCTCTCGCCATGGAAAAACTCAATGCCGATCTTCAGCCCGATGAAGACAATTTCCTTGGAAAGGGAACCATTGTCGTTTCTCAGATTGAGGTTAAAGGGCCCAGCCAGTGTGCTGTTCCCGATCAGGCGAGATTGTATCTGGACAGAAGACTGACCTGGGGCGAAGATGCCGATCTGGCCATCAGCCAGGTTAAGCAGTATATAAAAGATGCTCTGGGTGAAGAGCCTGAAAAAGTCTATATGCCCGATTACACCAGAAGAGGCTATAGGGATTACGATTACGGACAGGAACTCTATTTTCCCACATGGAAAATCGATGAGGATCACGAACTGGTCGTTGCCGGACAGAAAGCCTTCAAAGAGCTCTACGGAGCAGAGGTTAAAACTGACAAATGGACATTCTCTACAAACGGAGTTGCCACCTGCGGCCGCCACAAGATTCCGACTATCGGATTCGGTCCCGGAGATGAGGCTCAGGCTCACGCGCCTAATGAAATTACCCGTGTGAAGGATCTTGAAATCTGCAGCGCCTTCTATGCCATGCTGCCTCTGATGCTTGAGAAATAA